Below is a genomic region from Thalassospira sp. TSL5-1.
AGGCATCTTTTAGCGAAGAACAGCTTGTTGAAAACGTCAAGGCGTTCGTTTCCGCGATCGTCAAAGCGAAACCGGCCGGTGCCAAGGGCACCTACCTGAAACGTGCCGCTGTCAGCTCGACCATGGGCGCTGGCGTTAAAGTTTCGGTTTCGGATATCGCGACCAACTAAGATTTGAGTTTCCGGTCTGCCTTCGGGTGGGCCGGTTGCCGGAGAGGGGGCTAACCCCTCTCTACCTGTCTGTCCCAGACTGCAGGTGAGCAATGTCTGATTGCTCTTAATCTCCTGCATAGGCAGAGGTTCCGGTTCTAGAATTTCCCGGTAGCGGGGTTTTCCAAAGGCTTGAACATCTGGCAAACGGACGGGCGTCATCGACCGGTTCCTGTGGACCGGTCACGTCTGTGAACCCTTAGGGGTTCAGGGCAAAAAGCAAAATGTCGGAGACTGATTGTGAACCGCGATGATAAACAACAGTTCGTAGCAGAAATGCGCGAAGTGTTCGAAGGTGCGGAAGGCGTCATCATTACCCAGTACAAGGGTTTGACGGTCGCTGAAATTACCGCTCTTCGTGCGCAGATGCGTCAAGCTGGTGCGGGCTTCAAGGTCACCAAAAACCGGCTTACGCGACTTGCTCTGGAAGGCACCAAATTTGCCAACCTGGCAGAATACTTTACCGGCCCGACCGCGATCGCCTATTCGGCGGACCCGGCCGCAGCCGCTAAAGTTGCTGCTACCTTTGCCAAAGCTAACGAGA
It encodes:
- the rplJ gene encoding 50S ribosomal protein L10, whose protein sequence is MNRDDKQQFVAEMREVFEGAEGVIITQYKGLTVAEITALRAQMRQAGAGFKVTKNRLTRLALEGTKFANLAEYFTGPTAIAYSADPAAAAKVAATFAKANEKLVLVAGGLGEQVLDEQGVKALAELPSIDELRAKLVGMIQTPAQRIATLTSKPAAQIAQVLKAYAEKGEAA